The Chelonoidis abingdonii isolate Lonesome George unplaced genomic scaffold, CheloAbing_2.0 scaffold0550, whole genome shotgun sequence genome contains the following window.
AATGTGACAGAGTTCCTCTGGCACCTTTATTGGTGGCTAACAGCATATTTGcgtgcataagcttttgtgggtgaatccccacttcgtcgatgaatgtagtggaatttccagagGCGTGTATAAATATTGCAAGCAGAATCATACTAGAGGATACCAGGATTAGTTCAATcaagggaggatgaggctctctTCTAGCAGCGGAGGTTGTGAACAGCAAGGCAAGGGAGGGGAAACTGcctttgtagttggctagccattcacagtctttgtttaatcctgagctgatggtgtcaagtttgcaagctcagcagtttctctttgaagtctggtcctgaagttttttttgctgcaggatggctaatTTTAAACCTGTGAGACTGAAGTGTTATCCTATAGATTTTGTATATtgcttatgctccaaaatgtcttttagtctataaggtgccacaggactttgtcgctttttacatcTCCTTGCAGTATCACAGAGGCTGAAATGACACTTTTTTCGGGCCCTTGCTCCTCTTcaattaaatataatttgaaaagttCCCATGAAAACTGCTCTTCAGCACAACCCACAGCAATGTGAGAACAACTGGCAATGACAGAGTCTGCATCATTGGTGACTAACAATAATTTTGCAATAGGAGGAATGGCATAAATGTGATGCTAATAAGCTGCTGGCTGCGAATGAAGTTTTTCCCACAATCACTGctttcccctgtgtggattctgagATGGGTAAGAAGGTGTGAGCTGtgagtgaaggttttcccacactcacggcACACAtagggcctctctcctgtgtggattctccgatgCCCAGTAAGGTTTGAGCTGCaagtgaaggttttcccacactcacggcattcatagggcctctcccctgtgtggattctctgatgtttagaaaggaCTGAGCTgtgagtgaagcttttcccgcactcacggCATTCATAaggcctctctcctgtgtggattctctgatgttgagAAAGGGCTGAGCTGGTAATAAAgcctttcccacactcactgcatttatagggcctctctcctgtgtggattctccgatgCCCAGTAAGATGAGAGCTTtgagtgaaggttttcccacactcacggcattcatagggcctctcccctgtgtggattctctgatgtcgaGAAAGGGCTAAGCGGCTAGAGAAGCTTTTCTCACACTCAGTGcatgtatttttcttctttcccacgAGGATTTTCTGCTGTGTAGTGGTTTCCATGACGCTCTTCTGAGTTTCCCGACAGAAAATAAATTTACCCATTTTCTCTCCTGGCTGCTTTCCCTGCTCTCTTTCTGGTGTGTGCTGAGTCTTGCATGATTTTCTCTGCTCATGACTCGTCGACACACTTCTTTTTGATCTTTGCGATAATTCTCTGTGTTTATCCACTTGCTCGACATTTTCCTGCTGAGAATTCTGCTCCTCTTTCTCACCTACCATTGCATCAGCTGCTGTGATAGAGACAGAAACCTCAAAACAGGGATGGAAAGGGGAACACCAAACCAATACAAGTGCTGGAGACAGGTCAAATAAAAACAAGAACGGAattcctccaaactcttcccctaaataggagagaggaggggatcaATTGGGCCTTTACATCCCATCCAAACTCAAAGGAAGGAAGCCATGGCCTGGTGTCTGCTGGGATCTACAGGAAGCCATGAGCTATATTTACCCTGAGGATGCGACCCTTGCTGCTAGGGACAATAATGAACATTAGACCTCCCAAGGAcagaaattggggggggggggggcgggggcagataTTTTTTTCAGGCACTTACAGATTCTGAGCTGGGTTTAATGTTTCCTCACCTGTGCGGGAGCTCTCAGAATCCGTCTTTCCTCTGAACCCTGAAGGTCTGGGACCCATGGATCTTCTCCTTGTTCCAGCTGGAGATTAGATGAGGTTTGGAAACTGGCAAACCCTGCTCAGATgaaagaaacaacaaggagttcagtTGATTTCATATGACTGTGTTATAAAAAACACTATTAAATTTAACTTCAGTGCTTAGTGTGACccagtgtgtgcctggggcagtcCTCACTGAAAAGGCCAAGATCAAGGCAGGctgaaaaagagagagcagatgctcccaaaactggtggttaacacGGAAGTTAAACTCACCCGACCAGTCACCagctgtgcttctgatcccccatGCTGGTTATTGagaaattgaaaaagaaaagaaatcacacggccccctttattgcattctaGTTCTCTGactcccaatcagcacctaggtcCAGCACAGTGAgaggttatttaaaaactctgctcacataaaCAGTGTTCTTCTGACCCCAGAGTCAGCCACATTACCAGGTCAGTATAGGTTGCATCTTACCCAAAATACTACAATGCCAGCCAATCCTTAGCACCTAAACTAAAGGTTATAAGCAAGAAAGCAtctaaactaaaggtttattataaaaaagaaagaaagaaaaagggagtTGTTAAATGGGAAAGCAGTCAGATATATATATTTCTGAATGTATCTGGTTCTTATGCAGTACTGATGAGTTTCTGGCTTGAAAGGCTCCCTGCTGGTACACATCACAACATTCAGTTCTTTGTTCGAGCCTTCGGTTTGTAGTAGAAATTGCCCCAGAGGTAGGAagaggattgaagacaaaatggagatgatgcagctgccctttatattccttttgccaAGTGGGTTctacttcctgtgtcccaaacacaagcttcatagcacatggcatggaaaagccttGGGGATCTCAGTAAACAGGCATATCCCTGCATGTCTTGCTGACTCAATAGCTGTAAACCCCTTAATCCTTTCAGTGGGTTTTATTGTATGGCTGATGACCCTGGATGGGCCATCGAACAGGCTGGGCAGCGCTGATGCCAATATGTTTGGGGGGTGTCACCAAGAAAAACACTACACAAGTCTGGAATACAGAGATACCCTACATATCTGTAACTCACAATACAAAGATAGAAACAAGATCATCATACTTGGAAATCATCAAACATTTTCATGacaccttacatggcatatctagcaccATTTATTGCAAGTTCATCATATTggtatttataataataaaataataataataatataaagtgtcTTTCAATCCATACAGTGTCACTTAATAAACCAATCAGTTCCAGGACCGGTTCCCCGGTGTTTGAAGATGCCGAACACATTGCTTGTGAGGGACTGAAATACCCACATAGATGTTTGGAACACACAGACACTGTGCAAGTCTGTTCCCCTATGTTCACTCTTCTAGAAAATTACGATCAATTTTGTTCATAGTATGTGTCacggctgaatccccactctgtcactccgagtgcagaaAGGGGGCCCGACAGGATTCTACAAATTAATTTGTGCACTCTAGACTTGTATTAAACCCTCAAagtacagcttttctctgaccttggcttggtaaatgctgccactacccaatgcaaaaaaacccccaaaccctggacccaggaaggagcacttgagaattcttccctctggggcaccctcaagcccttttgcctcccctctgggaaagagctgagaaagaaaacaaaggaaattagatgTGGCTACCAGATAATCAAtaatatgcacaaacctcttcgGACaccaaaatccaatcctgttcttaaaagaggtaaattttattattaaaattgaaaaggaaaacaatacatctggaacttaggcttttgctagacttaaaagaaaactatttttgtAAGCATCCCAAAATAGCTTTCTCGGGGTTCAGCTTAAAgcttacaagcaaacaaaagcatctgggacAGCACAGAAGAGCTccaaaagccaaaataaaaaatataaatctgaTTGTCTCTCTGTAAACATTCCCTGTCCAAATCATTTTTTCTAGGCatggaagatgaattttcatacctgcTTCAAGCCATACACAGCATTGCTACTCCGTGTCGTCTTCTCCGGAgagacaacagacaaagggaaagttactTTCCCATTTTAACAAAGTtcaagtctttccattggctctttggtcaggtgcccaatacttttcttttacctgttggcttgttaaccctttagagtaaagcaagcagagaactcACACCAACACGGATTTTACAGCCAACTGCTGGGCTGGGTGTTTTATAAAAGGGAGATcccgcccctcccctccattTATCACTGTATGGCCTGTGAGGTACCATTTGAAAAGACATAATCTACTGAATATCCTCCTGTTTAAAATATGtagcaacactgtatgtaaagttatgagaTTTTACGGTATGATATTACTTGAAAAAGTTGCAACTCTAACCCTAAGTTCCTCAGAGACAGCAAGGCGAACAACTGATCAAATTCTCCACCAGGCGGGAAGGTGTGAAACGACATTTACATTTCCATCACCAGGGATCACTTGAAGCTCATATCTATGACAGCCTGTCACCATGACTCAGCTGAGAACTGAATTTGTTTCTAGTACAAAGGACTGAATTATTAAAAGAGGTGAGGAAAATGCatgagactctctctctcccccctttccctctgctcatGACAACTCTTGAAGCACTGAATTGTGGGCGGCAGGGAGCAGCAGGTTAGGGGGAGTCCTGGCTGAAACGAAAACCAGCCTGTCTCAGCAGATGGTGagagaaacatttgttttgaatccattttagcttgttaagttaaaCATTAGTTTGTGTTTTATCTTGCATTTCTTTTGTAAACAATTCTGACTTTAAGGCCTCATTATTGTAGTcactgaaaatcttttttttcactAGTTAATAATTTTGATTCCTTTTTTTATCTAAtcagtgtgtttggattaaagtgtgttggaaactccatttggaataacaaggctggtgcatgtcaTATTTTCCACTGATGAAACAACAGATTTCATATGAGCTCCCATTGTTCAGGAGTGTGCTGGACAggacaagatgcacatttctgggggaagtctGGGACCAGAGAATTTTCTGGGGTTCTCCTGTGAGGTACTGTAATTCAGGAGTTGCTGACTAGTAGCACTTAAAACTGTGTAGCTGGGAGTGAGTTACCATGCTGGagagttgcccttttctgaaccttttctagtgctaaaaTATCTtctttgaggtgaggagaccacatctgtacacagtattcgagatgtgggcataccatggatttatgtaagggcaataatatactctcagtcttattctctatcccctttttaatgattcctaacatcctgtttgctttttttgaccgcctctgcacactgcggggacatcttcagagaagtatccacgatgactccaagatatttttcctgacttcttgtagctaaattagcccccatcatattgggtgtatagttggggttattttttccaatgtgcattacattaCATTTATCCACGTTACatttcatttaacattttgttgcccattcacttAGTTTTAcaagatctttttgaagttcttcacagtctgctttggttttaactatcttgagcagtttagtatcatccgcaaactttgccacctgcctctttacccctttctccaggtcatttatgaaaacgttgaataggattggtccgaggactgacccttggggaacaccactagttgctcccctccattctgaaaatttaccatttagtCCTAACCTTTGTTCCTTGTCTTTCAACCATTCTCAATCCATAaaaagatcttccctcttatcccatgataacttaatttatgtaagagcctttggtgagggatcttgtcaaaggctttctggaaatctaagtacactatgtccactggatccccttgtccatatgtttggtgaccccttcaaagaactctaatagattagtaagacatgatttccctttacagaaaccatgttgacttttgctcaATAATTTTTGTTCTTCTATGttcctgacaattttattctttactattgtttcaactaatttgcctggtacagacattagacttaccagtctgtaactgccaggatcgcCTCTAGAGCCTGTTTTAAATATTTGCGTAACATTAGcaatcttccagtcattgggtacagaagatgatttaaaggacaggttacaaaccatagctgatagttccgcaatttcacatctgagttccttcagaactcttgggtaaataccatctggcTCCGGAGACTTGTTTcagttaagtttatcaattaattccaaaacctcctctactgatacTTCAATCTGTggcaattcctcagatttgtcatccaCAAAAGGTTTGGGAacctccctaacatcctcagccgtgaactGAAGCCAAGAATGCATTTAAGTTTCTCCGCAAAGACTTTACTGTCTTTAAgggctccttttgtatctcaatcatccagtggccccactggttgctagcaggcttcctgcttttgatgtacttaaacattttgttattaccgtCTGAGTTTTTGGCCAGCTGTTCTTCacactcctctttggcttttcttattacatttttacacttaatttggcagtgctTATGCTCCCTTCTAtatacctcactaggatttgtcttccactttttaaaagaggccttatctctcactgcttctttcacATGGTCGTTAAGCCACAGTGACTCTTCTTTAGTTCTtttgctgtgttttttaatttgggggatgcatttaagttgggcctctaatattatgtctttgaaaagtgtccatgcagcttgcagggatttcactctagtcactgttccttttaatttctgtttaactaaccccctcatttttgcatagttcccctttctgaaattaaatgccagtgttgagctgttgaggtgttcttcccaccacaggaatgttaaatgctgttatattatggtcactatttccaagcggtcctgttatagttacctcttggactagatccttccttccactcaggactaaatcgagagttgCTTCTCCCCTTGCAGGTTCTTGTACCAGCTGCTctatgaagcagtcatttaaagtatccagaaattttgtccctacattttgtcctgaggtgacatgtacccagtcaatatagggataattgaaatcccacACTATTGtggagttctttattttgatagcctctctaatctcccttcgCATTTCATCCTCACTATCACTGTCTTGACAGGTGGTCGATAACAGATCCCtattgttatattcttattagagcatggaattactatccatagagattctatggaacatgtggttTCATTCCAGGTTTTTACTTCACTTGAgtttacattttctttaacatacagtgccactcccctccccaccccctgagtaGGACCTgctctgtccttccgatatattttgtaccctggaatgattgtgtcccattgattgtcctcactccaccaggtttctgtgacgCCTATTATGTCAATATCCTCTTTTAACACGAGGCTctaattcacccatcttattatttagacttctagcatttgtgtacaagcactttaaaaacttgtcactgtttatttgtctgccctttcctgatgtgtcagattcttttgtGTGTAAATgcttctcatctgatctggcccctactttatcctcttccagcCTCTCTTCCTGACTAAAACTAGAAAAATCTCTATCACTAGATTCTTCTCTAAGACAAGTCTCCGTCCGATCCACAAGCTCCTCTGCAGCcattggctttcccccatcttagtttaaaaactgctctgcaacttttttaatgttaagtgccagcagtctggatccactttggtttaggtggagcccatccttcctgtataggctcccccatccccaaagtttccccagttcctaataaatgtGAAcgcctcctctctacaccatcattcatccacacattgagactctgaagctctgcctgcgtACGGGCGGAATCCAATAGCAGGTTTTGTGTGATATGGGAGAGGGGATGAGTGTTAGGAGAGAGAATAAGGATGTGTTGGTCGTGGAACTGGGAGGGGATTGAGTACCCTAGTCAGGTTGGTGGTGTTCTGGAGTTTGAGGTGTGTGGTTTGGGGTGGTGTGGTTGTGGAGTGTCGCCACATCCGCTGAGGTGTAGTAGTCCTGGATGTCCCTGTGATCTCGGCTGTGTGGTGCGCTGGTGGTCTGGCAGAGACTTTTGGGAGTGGTGTTGTGTGGGCTCCGTGGTGAAGTGAGCAGGGTTGTTTAGAGGGGtgctccatccctgaggttaatGCGGTCCTGTGGTTGCAGGTGTAATCGTGCGGGTGGTGCTCAAGGGGGCTGCTCTAGCTGGGCATCTGGGCTGGCGTCCTGGATGCTTTGCCAAGTGCACAGTCGTCTGGCTGGGGAGTTAGCGCCCTGGGCACTTAGTCAGGGAGCTGTGATCGCTCCTGGAGCCAAAGGCTTCGTCGTGAGGCTTGTCGACTGGCTGTGGGTTGCATGCACAGAGCTGGCCCAGGCGTGAGACACCGCCTGCACTATAGTCAAGGTCAGGGATGCCTGGGAGCAGCCGAGTGGGTGAGGAGGGTCCCACTGAAAAGCATCAAGGGTGCCTTGCCAGGGTGAGAGATGCAGTTAGGGCAGGATGTCCTTGCCTGGTGTGGCCAGcaaatgtatgtgtgtgagtggGTCCCTAGGCAATGGCCGTCATGGAACTGGAGTTGGTTCCCAGGTGTGTCTGTGGGCTGCTGGTGCGTTTTGGATGGGGGAACCCTTTGGGATTGCCCATAACCCTGACTTCGATCGAGCTTGAGGACGAGTTCAGTGGGTGGGTTTGTGGCTGTGGGACTTCTTTGTTGGTGGTAAGCGCATTCGCCTGGTCGTTCTCCGTGGCGACTTAAATGAGCGTATCTCGGGAGCCCCTGTCAGCCCGACTCTGTGGGCTGCGCTTCCAGGCGCAACTATCTGTGGACCCTGGATGGGCCCCTGTGAGACTTCTTCGGGTGAACCCATTATTCCCTTCTCTTGAGTCAACTTGtcgccagagtcctggctccaagcacTGGCCCTGCGAGAGTCCTCTATGCACCGTGCCCTGCCACTGTGATAATCCTTTCAGTTCCACTTATCGACAGCGGTAGTCGTGACTATCACGAATGGTtgctcttttctcctctttgaAAACTGCCGACTTTTCGGTTCCGCTCTCTCAGAAATTTTGTGCCCGCAGTCCTTGTTTCTCCTAtcctgggggtggaggaggtggcccCAACTGGCGTTTATTCGCTGGCCCCGATGGGTCTTTCCCACATGCATTCGACTCGTTCTCTCTCTCGAATCTCGGTGTCGATTGAGACTATGTTAACCCAGAGTTCACTGCTATTTGGAAGGACAAGGAGTGACTCCAGATGACAGGGGCAAATGAATCACCTAATTCTCTGTAGAGGCTCTCGATTGAAGTTTACGCTGCTCCTCCCCATGAGAAGCTACAGCGAGGATCAGAGCCTGTCTCGAACCTCTGTCCCCTATCTGCTCAGATATTGGCGTTCCGAGCTGTCTGGGTCAGCGCGGTTCAGCTCCTGTTGTGATCTGTGGAGCCCCAGGCTTGCAGCTGGCTGCCTCCTCGCCCAGTGGGTTCTGCTGATGGATAGTTAACCTGTATTGAAAGGCTTTTTACTGCCTGGCTCGCAGAGTATGCTTTTCTTCCTGTCTGGTCCTAGCTCTCGTGATGGGCATCCCATTGTGTTTCTCTCGTTAATTTAATTCTGAGCCAGACTATTCTAGTATTTACTGAATATGGATTATAATTGGAAATGCCTAAGGGGTTCGGTGCTTAAAATGACTCCCACACAAACAGCCCTCCTCTATTTCGTTGTCCAATTAGCCATTGCTACGGGACGTTTAGAAACTCAGGCCATTGGGGTAGCTAACAGAGTACCAGGAATGGACGTTTATCTACCAGACGGGCAGGACGAGGACGGGACAACAGAAtgatagaaaaagagaaaagagacgGAAAGAGGCCGTGCGAGGAGAAGTCATTTGGAGAAGTAGATTTCCAGGATCTCTATCTGCGCGAATAGATGTATTCGCGCACCCTGGCATAGAGTCGACTTCCTGGAGAAAAGTGATTGAGAACGACAGAGAATAATCCGACGTCCTTGACTTCTCAGTATTCCCCTTGCTGCTGATGTGCTGCCGTGCGGGTCTGTTGTCTGAGGGAATCCCCACAGTGACTCTTTGTTCTCCATTTGTTTCTGTGCCTTGGCTTCAGAAGCTTTGTTTACGTGAGAGTGAGGAGGAGTaggatttaaaaatgtgttcGTGTGGTTACCTGGAGGAGGAGAGCACGGTCTACATGCTCTACACAGAGTTACTCATCCTTTTCTTCTGAGCCATGGCCGAGAACTTTTTTGGTCCTTGGTGGTCCTGCTCTGCGGGGAAGGTATTCCTAGGTCTGGAACTCATGCTGTACCAATGGATATTAGGTGAAAGCCTGTTCTGAATGGCCTCACCATAGTTACCCTTTCCGCACTTGCCCAGCCTGATGAATGCATGTCCATTCTTTGCGTTGTCAGTTTCATTCTCGCCTCTAATTGGAGGGGAGAGAAATGTCGCGGAGTCCTAGTTCACGTAGGGGTATTATCTGTGGCTGTGCTGAGTCGTGGGTTCCTTACAGGAGGAGGACAGCAAAACCCGGAGATGGGATGAAGGTTTGCATCAGTCTGGTTTTGCCGTAGGAAAGCACCGGTGGAGAAAGGGACGGGAGGCAGTGTGCCAACCTGCTGGAGTAGTAATAAGTGGCCTAATTCTAGAGACAGACCCTGAGGGTTCGGACGGATGGAATGCTCTAGTTTGTGAGCAGAAATAACCAGCTACCATGGGGCTGGGAAAACTGACCGATACTCCCAGTGCTATGAGCCCTGACTTGCCTTAACGCAGGTGGTGTTCGAGCTGATCAGAGAGCGTTTGGTAGTCCCATCCAGTGAGCTGAGGGATCATGTTCCCTCCTTCACATCCCAGCTTGTCAGAGTGGGGAGTGCTGGGTTGGCCTACCGAGGAGCAGCCTGAGGAACCCTGCTGAGTGACATCAGTCTCCGTGATTCTGAGTCGTGTGGCTATAAGTGATGTGGATGGCTCTGGCTGGAGAGAGAGGTGTCTCTCTTCATCCCCTCACGTTTGGTCTGTTCTGGAATGCGTCTGAGCCAAGGGTGGAGCTTGGTGCTCTGACTCAAGTCCACCAGGAAGCTCTGGACTTTTTTGCTCCTGTTCGCTCCGTGGAGTACTAGGGGGCCGTGAGTGGCGGGGCAGCAGCGTCATTGAGTGTTGGACCTTGCTCTTTCAGGGGCGTACCTTCGagggtggctgtgtatttcaccaggatGAGTGGCTCTGCTTGACCCCATTCAGAGAGCCCTCTACtggatgtcatgcaggagaactatgaagATGTGACCTCTCTGATGGTAGGTTTGTCCCCCTTGGTCCTTGGAAGGAAATAGAGAGATTAAGGTTAACGCCAGCCCACAATGCCACCTCTACTCTGCCCAGTTCGGGATTACCCCTCAATATGCGTGACGCACACACTACAGAAGACGCCTCCCTTCCCGTCTGAAGCGAAGCAATTCATGGGAACAAAGCACAAGAGCCGTATTGCACAGTGTCCAAATATCTCCTGTTTGCTCAAGTAAAACTGAGGGTTAAGTGCAGCATAAGCAGAGCTTCCTACCCCCACCGCTCACCCTTGGCCTTTCTCCCCAGACCACAATTATTGCCTGGGGTGCTACAGCAGGTGCTGCTCAGGGTTACTATTACACAACAGTTCTGTGTGTCCTGCAAGCGGTGGGTATCCAGAAGAAGAAGCCGCAGTGGCGATTACTTAGTGGGCCCGTGCTCGGCTTCATTTTATGGGGTCCCTCTTGGGCAGGCAAGAAAAGAACAGTTCTCTCTAGTTCACCCcctcctttcatttttttctcctcctccttaagtaataggaagtaagaTGCGggataaagtgaggtaccttgattgtttttggTTGTGTCTGAGTTTTCACAGACCAGTTGAAAACGGAACGTCTCACTGCACCACTTACTGATCTTTGCAAATACTGTTATGTACATGTTAGCTAATATTAGAAAGTCTTTGGATAAGGccctttatagaaaaaaaaaaaaaaaattaaaaacttggcAGTGCAGGTCTGGCAGATtaggtgtgtgggaggggctcagactGGGCAGGGAGTTGGCTTTGGAGGCTTACTGACAGCTCCTGGTTCATGGCGAGCAATGCAGGTGGGATGTGGGGGCAGGAGTCAGGGTGGACGAAGGCTGTTGGGAGGGTGGCGGAGTCAGGCTGGGGTGCAGATCTGGgagggattagggtgcagggttGCAGGCTGGAATTGGTGCAGGTCTTGGCCAGGTTTTCGGATGCAGAGGGCTCAGGGTTTGGCGGTAGCGAGGTTGGGGTGATGCTTACTTGGGGCTGCGCCATTTGGGCGAGGTGCGAGGCATGTGGGGCGTGCAGGAGCTCATattggtgctcagggttggggtgaggaTGTGTGTGGGAGGTGCAGGAGTAGAGCATGGGTTGAGGGCTGGGTTATGTGGGAGGGATGCTGGGTCCTGGAGGTGTTCCAGCCCCTACCTGGGAGTCTCACGCAGGGGCTGGGCGGCAGGTGTATGTATAGGGAGTTTGCCTTGTAAATCAGTGAGCAAGCGGACGGAGCTTTTTAAACAGCTGCAACGGGGAGTTCGATGAGGGATTTGGAGAGTGGAAGCGGAGTgagttcctctttttttcttgccATCTTTAAAACATTTAGCATAAATACAAACTCCTTGGTTGAAACAAACCCTTGTTGTTAACCTAGGTAGCTGTTAGGAGAGACGCaggagaagcccagcagcagagtggggctatCCGTTGATTGCCTcaagtgtagcatgtatgattacctgcctgtGGCGGGTGGCTTACGTgctgcattcggtgcaaggaacTCTGGCCCTCAGAACCCTGGACGTTGAGGCCAGGGTGTGGAACTGGAGGCTaaaggaggcagagaagtatTGTTGATGAGGCTTTCGGGACACTTAGATTGTCCCACTCCGGCAGACAGCCCCCACCTgcttgaggaggatgaaagcccAGGAAGAGAgcgtcaatgggagcagagggaaagcttCTCAtaattgggaccctccttccagtgTAGAGGTAACCTCTTG
Protein-coding sequences here:
- the LOC116831125 gene encoding uncharacterized protein LOC116831125 gives rise to the protein MVGEKEEQNSQQENVEQVDKHRELSQRSKRSVSTSHEQRKSCKTQHTPEREQGKQPGEKMGKFIFCRETQKSVMETTTQQKILVGKKKNTCTECEKSFSSRLALSRHQRIHTGERPYECRECGKTFTQSSHLTGHRRIHTGERPYKCSECGKGFITSSALSQHQRIHTGERPYECRECGKSFTHSSVLSKHQRIHTGERPYECRECGKTFTCSSNLTGHRRIHTGERPYVCRECGKTFTHSSHLLTHLRIHTGESSDCGKNFIRSQQLISITFMPFLLLQNYC